A region from the Acidiferrobacter sp. SPIII_3 genome encodes:
- the glmM gene encoding phosphoglucosamine mutase, translated as MRRHFFGTDGIRGRVGEEPVTPETVLKLGWAAGRVLLAEGDDRGSVLIGKDTRISGYLLESALEAGLSAAGADIRLIGPMPTPGIAYLTRTARAQAGIVISASHNPYEDNGIKFFSSSGTKLPDEVECAIEAMMRRPMRTVPSAELGKVRRFADAAGRYIEFCKSTFPCRLGLGGLKVVVDCAHGAAYQIAPHVFEELGAQVVAIGNAPDGFNINRECGSTCPETLRAAVLSEKADLGIALDGDGDRVIMVDHAGRVIDGDRILYMIAAHRQRMGVPVAGVAGTLMSNVGLEQALRRLGIPFGRAPVGDRYVMALLSERGWDLGGEASGHVICLDKATTGDGVIAALQVLAAMRESERSLAELSAGMHVYPQTIVNVTLNRGVSARDVVRAPAVLALLRDVERLLGHEGRVVLRPSGTEPVVRVMVEAAEARTVTELTEQLASAVAKAAAEADVA; from the coding sequence GTGAGACGTCATTTTTTTGGCACCGATGGGATCCGTGGCCGGGTCGGCGAGGAACCGGTGACGCCGGAGACCGTGCTCAAGCTGGGCTGGGCCGCCGGGCGTGTGCTGTTGGCGGAGGGTGATGATCGCGGCAGCGTGCTGATCGGCAAGGATACGCGCATCTCGGGTTATCTCCTCGAGTCGGCGCTCGAGGCTGGCCTGTCCGCGGCGGGCGCGGACATCCGTCTCATAGGGCCCATGCCCACCCCGGGTATTGCCTATCTCACGCGTACGGCGCGTGCGCAGGCCGGCATCGTCATCAGCGCCTCGCACAATCCCTACGAGGACAATGGCATCAAGTTCTTCTCATCGTCGGGCACCAAATTGCCAGACGAGGTCGAGTGCGCCATCGAGGCCATGATGCGCAGGCCCATGCGCACCGTGCCCTCGGCCGAGCTTGGCAAGGTGCGGCGCTTCGCGGACGCCGCCGGCCGCTATATCGAATTCTGCAAGAGCACCTTCCCTTGCCGCCTGGGGCTCGGCGGACTGAAGGTGGTCGTGGATTGCGCCCATGGCGCCGCCTACCAGATCGCGCCCCACGTCTTCGAGGAGCTCGGCGCGCAGGTGGTGGCCATCGGCAACGCCCCGGACGGCTTCAATATCAACCGCGAATGCGGATCGACCTGCCCGGAGACCTTGCGCGCGGCGGTACTGAGCGAAAAGGCTGATCTCGGCATCGCGCTGGACGGCGATGGTGACCGGGTGATCATGGTCGATCACGCCGGCAGGGTCATCGACGGTGACCGCATCCTGTATATGATCGCGGCGCACCGCCAACGCATGGGAGTACCCGTGGCAGGCGTGGCCGGCACGCTCATGAGCAATGTCGGTCTGGAGCAGGCCTTAAGGCGCCTTGGCATCCCATTCGGGCGGGCGCCCGTGGGTGATCGCTATGTGATGGCGCTGCTCTCGGAGCGCGGCTGGGATCTGGGGGGCGAGGCCTCCGGACACGTGATCTGCCTCGACAAGGCGACCACCGGCGACGGCGTCATTGCCGCGCTGCAAGTACTGGCGGCGATGCGCGAGTCCGAGCGCAGTCTGGCCGAGTTGAGTGCAGGCATGCACGTCTACCCGCAGACCATCGTCAATGTGACCCTCAATCGCGGTGTGTCGGCGCGCGATGTCGTGCGTGCCCCGGCCGTGCTCGCCCTCTTGAGGGATGTGGAGCGGCTCCTGGGTCATGAGGGGCGGGTGGTCTTGCGGCCCTCCGGGACCGAGCCTGTCGTGCGCGTCATGGTCGAGGCCGCCGAGGCGCGCACGGTGACGGAGCTCACCGAACAGTTGGCCTCGGCCGTGGCCAAGGCCGCCGCCGAGGCCGATGTCGCCTGA
- the secG gene encoding preprotein translocase subunit SecG → MATVLMVIQVLVALALIGVVLVQHGKGADMGASFGGGSSQTLFGARGSATFLSRLTAVLATLFFATSLGLAYLSARPHSVPSVTRLVQHTAPAAPAPQSAPPSSVPGIPVHKAP, encoded by the coding sequence ATGGCGACGGTTTTGATGGTCATACAGGTTTTGGTGGCGCTCGCGCTCATCGGTGTCGTGCTCGTACAGCACGGCAAGGGGGCGGATATGGGTGCCTCCTTTGGCGGCGGGTCCTCGCAGACCCTGTTTGGCGCGCGTGGTTCGGCCACGTTTTTAAGCCGCCTAACGGCCGTGCTGGCCACGCTGTTTTTTGCCACCAGTCTGGGGCTTGCCTACCTCTCGGCGCGCCCGCACTCGGTCCCGAGTGTGACCAGGCTTGTGCAGCATACGGCGCCGGCCGCCCCGGCGCCGCAGTCGGCTCCACCGTCTTCCGTGCCGGGCATACCGGTTCACAAGGCCCCCTAG
- a CDS encoding NADH-quinone oxidoreductase subunit A has translation MLNDYLPILIFIGVALLVGVLPMVLGRLVAPHHPDSAKLSPYECGFEAFEDTRMKFDVRYYLVAILFIVFDLEIAFLFPWAVALKQIGRPGFLAMVLFLGILIVGFVYEWMKGALEWE, from the coding sequence ATGTTAAACGATTATCTGCCCATTCTGATATTCATAGGCGTCGCCCTTCTGGTCGGCGTCCTGCCAATGGTCCTAGGCCGCCTCGTCGCCCCGCATCACCCGGATTCCGCCAAGCTGTCACCGTATGAGTGTGGTTTCGAGGCCTTCGAGGATACGCGCATGAAGTTCGATGTGCGCTACTATCTCGTCGCGATTTTGTTCATTGTCTTTGATCTTGAGATTGCCTTTTTGTTCCCCTGGGCGGTGGCCCTGAAACAGATCGGACGGCCCGGTTTCCTGGCCATGGTCCTGTTTCTCGGAATTTTGATTGTGGGATTTGTCTACGAGTGGATGAAAGGGGCGCTTGAGTGGGAGTAG
- a CDS encoding NADH-quinone oxidoreductase subunit B family protein, whose translation MGVEGGLDKGWVVTSADKLINWTRTGSLWPMTFGLACCAVEMMHAGAARYDLDRFGVVFRPSPRQSDVMIVAGTLVNKMAPALRKVYDQMAEPRWVISMGSCANGGGYYHYSYSVVRGCDRIVPVDVYVPGCPPTAEALLYGIIQLQNKIRRTNTIAR comes from the coding sequence GTGGGAGTAGAAGGCGGTCTCGACAAGGGCTGGGTCGTCACGTCCGCCGACAAGCTCATCAATTGGACTCGGACCGGCTCGCTCTGGCCCATGACCTTCGGGCTTGCGTGCTGCGCGGTCGAGATGATGCATGCCGGCGCCGCGCGTTACGATCTCGATCGTTTCGGGGTGGTGTTTCGGCCGAGCCCGCGCCAATCCGACGTCATGATCGTGGCCGGTACGCTCGTCAACAAGATGGCCCCGGCCCTGCGCAAGGTCTATGACCAGATGGCTGAGCCGCGCTGGGTCATTTCCATGGGGTCATGTGCGAATGGAGGCGGTTATTATCACTATTCGTATTCGGTGGTGCGGGGCTGCGACCGGATCGTGCCGGTGGATGTCTATGTCCCCGGATGCCCGCCCACGGCCGAAGCGCTCCTCTACGGCATCATTCAACTTCAAAACAAGATTCGGCGCACGAATACGATCGCGCGCTGA
- the tpiA gene encoding triose-phosphate isomerase — translation MRRPLVVGNWKMNGRRHTAQSLLAAVAAEATTFSGVDVVVCPPHCYLGLASERLGDCRGIACGAQDVSAYTDGAYTGEVSADMARDMGCEFAIIGHSERRTLFGETDGVVAQKFARALAADMTPVLCVGETAEERDAGRTREVVLRQIDAVFAACGTRAFDRAVVAYEPVWAIGTGRAASPDEAQAVHRDIRDAVARHNPEAAAGLRILYGGSVKAQNARELFARADIDGGLIGGASLIADDFVGICRAAGFGSA, via the coding sequence ATGCGCCGGCCATTGGTCGTGGGAAACTGGAAGATGAACGGCCGCCGCCACACGGCACAGTCCCTGCTCGCAGCCGTGGCCGCCGAGGCCACCACATTCTCCGGTGTCGACGTCGTGGTGTGCCCGCCGCATTGCTATCTCGGGCTTGCCAGCGAACGGCTCGGCGACTGCCGGGGCATCGCCTGCGGGGCGCAGGATGTGAGCGCCTATACCGACGGGGCCTACACCGGTGAGGTCTCGGCGGATATGGCGCGCGACATGGGGTGCGAATTTGCTATCATAGGCCACTCGGAGCGGCGCACGCTGTTTGGAGAGACCGACGGTGTGGTGGCGCAGAAGTTCGCGCGCGCGCTGGCCGCCGATATGACACCCGTGCTGTGCGTGGGAGAGACGGCCGAGGAGCGCGATGCCGGGCGTACCCGCGAGGTCGTGCTCCGGCAAATCGATGCGGTGTTTGCCGCCTGCGGGACGCGCGCGTTTGACCGCGCGGTCGTGGCCTACGAGCCGGTGTGGGCGATCGGTACGGGGCGTGCCGCGAGCCCCGACGAGGCGCAGGCGGTGCATCGTGACATCCGTGACGCCGTGGCGCGCCACAATCCCGAGGCCGCCGCCGGTCTGCGGATATTGTACGGCGGCAGCGTCAAGGCGCAGAATGCCCGCGAGCTGTTTGCGCGGGCCGACATCGATGGCGGCTTGATCGGGGGCGCATCCCTCATCGCGGACGATTTCGTCGGTATTTGCCGGGCGGCCGGTTTCGGATCGGCGTGA
- a CDS encoding NADH-quinone oxidoreductase subunit C — protein sequence MTTQAHEALLDYAQKTLGDALVSAKTEHGELTLELAREKWRSCAHVLRDDPRLGFEQLIDLCGVDYLTYGERERCAPRFAVVVHLLSLRHNRRVRLRTFLDDEGPVVASLTEVWNSADWYEREAFDLFGFIFEGHKDLRRLLTDYGFVGHPFRKDFPISGRVEMRYDPDKRRVVYEPVSIEPRVLVPRVIREEGYGGRDS from the coding sequence ATGACCACACAAGCGCATGAGGCCCTCCTCGACTACGCCCAAAAAACCCTGGGCGATGCCCTCGTCTCGGCCAAGACCGAGCACGGGGAGCTTACGCTCGAACTGGCGCGCGAAAAGTGGCGGTCTTGTGCCCATGTCCTGCGTGATGATCCCCGCCTTGGTTTCGAGCAGCTTATCGATCTTTGCGGCGTGGATTATCTGACTTATGGGGAACGCGAGCGATGCGCGCCGCGCTTTGCGGTCGTGGTCCACCTTCTGTCGCTGCGCCACAATCGGCGCGTGCGCCTGCGCACCTTTCTCGACGACGAGGGTCCGGTGGTGGCGTCCTTGACCGAGGTGTGGAATTCCGCCGATTGGTACGAACGCGAGGCCTTCGACCTGTTTGGCTTCATCTTCGAGGGTCACAAGGATCTGCGGCGGCTTCTGACCGACTATGGTTTCGTCGGCCACCCGTTCCGCAAGGATTTTCCGATCTCCGGACGGGTCGAGATGCGTTACGATCCGGACAAGCGGCGGGTGGTGTACGAACCTGTCAGTATCGAGCCGCGCGTGCTGGTGCCGCGCGTCATCCGCGAGGAGGGCTACGGTGGCCGAGATTCGTAA
- the folP gene encoding dihydropteroate synthase: MAQTRKAAASWLRTDGRVAIMGILNVTPDSFSDGGLFLSPDKALRHAEALIEAGADIIDVGGESTRPGARPVSPDEECARVVPVVAALQARFPVPLSVDTSEPRVMSEVVAAGASFINDVRALTRPGALATAADLGVPVCLMHEPAGSSMIGTRIAGRDVVTEVLSYLEARLQAAQDAGIPRDRILIDPGFGFGKDLAENLALLRALPRIARLAPVLAGLSRKRMTGEPWDLPVDGRLHTSIALALAAIAGGARVVRVHDVRATQEAVRAWEWVFEPKEWVA, from the coding sequence CATGGGTATCCTGAACGTAACCCCCGATTCCTTTTCGGACGGGGGTCTTTTTTTGTCTCCGGACAAGGCCTTGCGCCATGCCGAGGCGCTGATCGAGGCGGGCGCCGACATCATCGACGTCGGGGGGGAGTCGACCCGGCCCGGGGCACGGCCGGTGAGCCCCGACGAGGAATGCGCGCGCGTGGTCCCGGTCGTCGCCGCCCTGCAGGCGCGTTTTCCCGTGCCGTTGTCGGTCGATACCTCGGAACCCCGGGTCATGAGCGAGGTGGTCGCGGCCGGGGCGTCGTTCATCAATGACGTACGCGCCTTGACGAGGCCTGGGGCCCTGGCGACAGCGGCCGACCTCGGGGTGCCGGTTTGTCTGATGCACGAACCGGCGGGGTCGTCCATGATAGGAACGCGTATTGCCGGGCGGGATGTGGTGACCGAGGTCCTCTCTTATCTCGAGGCGCGCCTGCAGGCGGCACAGGACGCCGGGATCCCGCGCGACCGCATCCTGATCGATCCGGGTTTTGGTTTTGGCAAGGACTTGGCCGAGAACCTGGCGCTGTTGCGGGCGTTGCCGAGGATCGCTCGGCTCGCACCCGTGCTGGCCGGCTTGTCGCGTAAGCGTATGACCGGTGAGCCCTGGGACCTGCCGGTGGACGGACGCTTGCATACGAGCATTGCGCTCGCGCTCGCGGCCATAGCGGGCGGCGCGCGGGTGGTACGCGTCCATGATGTGCGCGCGACGCAAGAAGCGGTACGCGCCTGGGAATGGGTATTCGAACCCAAGGAGTGGGTAGCGTGA